One part of the Aurantibacillus circumpalustris genome encodes these proteins:
- a CDS encoding aminotransferase class V-fold PLP-dependent enzyme, whose product MIFSKKKTDTLVQNNTDEDFFRNLRKSDYAYLDEQKQVYLDYTGGNLTPKKLVEKHHKLLTENILGNPHSTNPTSQRATQLVEESRKAILDFFNASDYECIFTANASAALKIVGESYPFNEKSTFILTSDNHNSVNGIREFCNSKKGVTKYAPVHYEDLLLDEAKLKELFQESAKGDSNLFAFPAQSNVSGVKHDLSWIEYAHQQGFDVLLDAAAFVPTSRLDLAKHKPDFVSVSFYKIFGYPTGLGCLLVKKSSFDKLKKPWFAGGTVSMVSVVEQNKFLSEGHERFEDGTLSYNTIPCIKNGLDYISSIGMEKISKRVSYLIKYLYDELVKLKHDNGVSIVKIFGPNDFTNRGGNMIVNFFDDDKKLFLYTEIEKIMNKASISIRSGCFCNPGLDEINHCIATPEMAKYFSTRDKGDHQDIKNYLGKMRGAVRISVGLASNAEDLDKFVQVAKKLKNIKSVDNLSEVFKH is encoded by the coding sequence ATGATTTTTTCCAAAAAAAAGACGGACACTTTAGTTCAAAATAATACTGATGAAGATTTTTTTCGTAATCTAAGAAAATCTGATTATGCTTATCTCGATGAACAAAAACAGGTTTACCTCGATTACACGGGTGGTAACTTAACTCCAAAAAAATTAGTAGAAAAACATCACAAACTCCTAACTGAAAACATTCTTGGCAATCCTCATTCTACGAATCCTACTTCTCAAAGAGCTACACAGTTAGTTGAAGAATCAAGAAAAGCAATTCTCGATTTTTTTAATGCGAGTGATTACGAATGTATCTTCACTGCAAATGCCTCTGCCGCCCTAAAAATAGTAGGAGAAAGTTATCCTTTTAATGAAAAAAGCACATTTATATTAACGAGTGATAATCATAATTCGGTAAATGGTATTCGTGAATTTTGTAATTCTAAAAAGGGAGTTACAAAATATGCCCCTGTTCATTATGAGGATTTACTTTTAGATGAAGCCAAACTAAAAGAATTATTTCAAGAAAGCGCCAAAGGAGATTCAAATCTTTTTGCTTTTCCGGCGCAATCTAATGTTTCAGGTGTAAAACATGACTTAAGCTGGATTGAATATGCACACCAACAAGGATTTGATGTATTGCTTGATGCTGCAGCTTTTGTTCCAACGTCGCGCTTAGATTTAGCAAAACACAAACCCGATTTTGTATCCGTTTCTTTTTATAAAATTTTTGGCTATCCAACTGGTTTAGGTTGTCTGCTAGTTAAAAAATCATCGTTTGATAAATTAAAAAAGCCTTGGTTTGCTGGTGGAACTGTTTCAATGGTTTCGGTTGTTGAACAAAATAAATTTTTATCAGAAGGTCACGAACGCTTTGAGGACGGCACATTGAGTTACAATACCATTCCATGCATTAAAAATGGATTGGATTACATTAGCAGCATCGGGATGGAAAAAATCTCTAAACGTGTTAGTTATTTGATTAAGTATCTCTATGATGAATTAGTGAAATTAAAACATGATAACGGCGTTTCAATTGTAAAAATATTTGGACCCAACGATTTCACGAATCGCGGTGGTAACATGATTGTTAACTTTTTTGACGATGACAAAAAACTGTTTTTATATACAGAAATTGAAAAAATAATGAATAAAGCTTCTATCTCTATTCGTTCTGGATGCTTCTGCAATCCTGGCCTTGATGAAATAAATCATTGTATCGCGACCCCTGAAATGGCGAAATATTTTTCTACACGTGATAAAGGCGATCATCAGGATATTAAAAATTATTTGGGTAAAATGAGAGGTGCAGTGAGAATTTCTGTTGGTCTTGCTTCAAATGCAGAAGACCTCGACAAATTTGTTCAAGTCGCAAAAAAACTGAAAAATATAAAATCCGTTGATAATCTATCTGAAGTATTCAAGCATTAA
- a CDS encoding class I SAM-dependent rRNA methyltransferase: MNYPQIILNKGKEFSMQRKHPWVFSGAIAKKDATLQDGDLVEVNSNKNEFLGIGYYSGGGSISVRIISFEKTIIDEHFWFEKISKAWKYRQHLNILTENTNVCRLFFGEGDGVPGLILDYYAGHVVVQAHSWGVYLQKDNIVAAIKRALGDSLKSIYDKSAETLSKHFAGKTENGFLFGSGEEIIVKENGHLFKIDFINGQKTGFFIDQRDNRKLLAEYSKDKTVLNTFSYTGGFSVYAAVAGANKVHSVDVSAPAIALCDKNIELNKCKNHESFAIDTFDFLKDKKDVYDVIVLDPPAFAKSRDAKHHAVIGYKRLNTMAMKLIKANGIIFTFSCSGVVDKMLFYNTVISAALEAGRNIKVLHYLYQPADHPITPFFSEGEYLKGMVLWVE; the protein is encoded by the coding sequence ATGAATTACCCGCAAATAATATTAAACAAAGGAAAAGAATTCTCAATGCAACGCAAACATCCTTGGGTGTTTTCAGGAGCCATTGCAAAAAAAGATGCAACACTTCAAGATGGAGATTTGGTAGAAGTTAATTCTAATAAAAATGAATTTCTTGGAATTGGTTATTACTCTGGAGGAGGAAGTATTTCGGTTCGTATTATTTCTTTTGAAAAGACTATTATCGATGAGCATTTTTGGTTCGAAAAAATAAGTAAAGCTTGGAAGTACCGTCAACACTTAAATATTCTAACCGAAAATACCAACGTGTGCCGTTTATTTTTTGGTGAAGGTGATGGTGTACCGGGATTGATTTTAGATTATTATGCGGGACATGTCGTAGTCCAAGCGCACTCTTGGGGAGTTTATTTACAAAAGGATAATATAGTTGCTGCTATTAAAAGGGCATTGGGCGATTCTTTAAAAAGTATTTACGACAAAAGTGCAGAAACACTATCTAAACACTTTGCGGGAAAAACTGAAAACGGTTTTTTATTTGGTTCTGGTGAAGAAATTATTGTAAAAGAAAACGGTCATCTTTTTAAAATTGATTTTATCAATGGTCAGAAAACCGGTTTTTTTATTGATCAACGGGATAACCGGAAACTATTGGCAGAATACAGTAAAGACAAAACTGTTTTAAACACATTTTCTTATACCGGCGGATTTTCAGTTTACGCAGCTGTAGCTGGCGCGAACAAAGTACATTCGGTTGATGTGAGTGCTCCGGCAATTGCACTCTGCGACAAAAACATCGAATTAAATAAGTGTAAAAATCACGAAAGCTTTGCCATTGATACATTTGATTTTTTAAAAGACAAAAAAGATGTATACGATGTAATTGTTCTCGATCCACCAGCCTTTGCTAAAAGTCGCGATGCCAAGCACCACGCCGTAATTGGTTACAAACGTTTAAATACCATGGCCATGAAATTGATTAAGGCAAACGGAATCATTTTCACATTTAGTTGTAGTGGCGTTGTTGATAAAATGCTCTTTTATAACACGGTTATTTCTGCGGCTTTGGAAGCTGGAAGAAACATTAAAGTACTGCATTACCTTTATCAGCCAGCCGATCATCCTATCACTCCATTTTTTTCAGAAGGAGAATATTTAAAGGGTATGGTTCTTTGGGTGGAGTAA
- a CDS encoding MaoC family dehydratase codes for MEVNQVYTHEFSFSQDEVNRFAEVTGDKNPVHTDAAYAAKTLFRKPVMHGMLGAALFSKVFGTLFPGEGTIYLKQSLNFLKPMYVDVTYKAEFTIKELIKDKNRAVVETLIKNPDGLVCTSGEATILNTEKIKN; via the coding sequence ATGGAAGTAAATCAAGTTTACACACACGAATTTAGTTTTTCGCAAGATGAAGTAAATCGTTTCGCAGAAGTTACTGGCGATAAAAATCCAGTGCACACCGATGCTGCTTATGCTGCTAAAACACTATTCAGAAAACCCGTTATGCATGGAATGTTAGGAGCAGCCTTGTTTAGTAAGGTTTTTGGGACACTTTTTCCTGGTGAAGGAACTATTTACTTAAAACAATCTCTTAATTTTTTAAAGCCAATGTATGTAGATGTAACTTACAAGGCTGAATTCACTATTAAGGAATTAATCAAAGATAAAAACAGAGCGGTTGTTGAAACACTTATCAAGAATCCTGATGGACTCGTTTGTACTAGCGGTGAAGCAACTATTTTAAACACTGAGAAAATTAAAAACTAG
- the phbB gene encoding acetoacetyl-CoA reductase has protein sequence MDKQNKRIVLVTGATGGLGTAMCKELYKDGYHVVGNYHTKEKAEAWLKTMKAEGFDIQLFHGDVSDFDSAGAMIKKIEAEIGPIDTLVNNAGITRDGRLINMKKEDWYAVINTNLNSVFNCSRNVLDGMIERKFGRIINISSVNGQRGQFGQTNYSAAKAGMHGFTKSLAMEVAKYGITVNTISPGYIGTDMVMAVPEKVLAQIVAQVPMGRLGGTHEVAHLVSFLASEETSFITGANYSINGGQHVY, from the coding sequence ATGGATAAGCAAAACAAAAGAATTGTTTTAGTGACAGGCGCAACGGGCGGTTTAGGAACTGCGATGTGTAAAGAACTTTATAAAGACGGCTACCACGTAGTTGGGAATTATCACACAAAAGAAAAAGCTGAAGCTTGGTTAAAAACTATGAAAGCAGAGGGGTTTGACATTCAATTGTTTCATGGTGATGTGAGCGATTTTGATAGCGCTGGAGCCATGATTAAAAAAATTGAAGCGGAAATTGGACCCATTGATACTTTAGTGAATAACGCAGGTATAACGCGCGATGGCCGATTAATCAATATGAAAAAAGAAGATTGGTATGCCGTTATAAATACAAATCTTAATTCGGTTTTTAATTGTTCGCGCAATGTTTTAGATGGCATGATTGAACGTAAGTTTGGGCGTATTATCAATATTTCTTCTGTAAACGGGCAACGTGGACAATTCGGTCAAACCAACTACAGTGCTGCAAAGGCAGGTATGCATGGTTTTACAAAATCATTGGCTATGGAAGTTGCTAAATACGGAATCACTGTAAATACTATTTCTCCAGGATACATTGGCACAGATATGGTAATGGCTGTGCCTGAAAAAGTCTTAGCGCAAATTGTAGCACAAGTGCCTATGGGACGCTTAGGTGGAACACACGAAGTAGCCCATTTGGTAAGCTTTTTAGCAAGCGAAGAAACTAGTTTTATTACAGGTGCAAATTATAGCATTAATGGTGGACAACACGTTTATTAG
- a CDS encoding peptide MFS transporter, protein MEQTTGQKGHPKGLWYLFGTEMWERFGYYLMLGIFSLYMLDGWNNGGMGFSAAKKSDIYGTYLGLVYLTPFIGGLLADRILGYRRSIVIGGLMMSAGYFLLSVHSTTSFFIALALIIIGNGFFKPNISTLVGNLYSGDDMKDKKDAGYNIFYMGINIGAFICNFVAAYMRINYGWGHAFAAAGVGMLVGVVIFLLGTKHIKHVDIVKPLSPGDMSTGKIFSMTVLPMFVFGIIGYIIPGNFLGSDTNDAFIIGCLPVISFFVYLAFTGDPKESRAIKALLAVFTCVILFFAIFHQNGDALTVWAEDHTDRKMPESISTAADKIGMAQVVVNNDIVSADQTTFDAKISELRAQEDAMPAVSAEELKAKGEFSNKIGQLEKSRSYFSTLPGDQVPAQGQDLKLYSTELYQSINPFWVVVLTPLVVGVFGFMRRRKREPSTPTKIAIGLVITALSALVMVGAVLSTNNLSMKAGSFWLIASYGVITVGELCLSPMGLSLVSKLSPPRITALMMGGFFLAISVGNKLSGMLSSLWETTEHKENFFYLNFILVMAAAIILFAMLKWLNGVMKENKVS, encoded by the coding sequence ATGGAACAAACAACTGGACAAAAGGGGCATCCTAAGGGGCTTTGGTATTTATTTGGAACTGAAATGTGGGAACGTTTTGGGTATTATTTAATGCTTGGAATTTTTTCGCTTTACATGCTCGACGGATGGAACAATGGTGGAATGGGGTTCAGCGCAGCTAAAAAGTCTGATATTTACGGCACTTATTTAGGTCTGGTTTATTTAACACCTTTTATTGGTGGTTTGCTGGCAGATAGAATTCTCGGTTACCGCAGATCGATTGTAATAGGTGGTTTAATGATGTCCGCAGGGTATTTTTTACTCTCGGTTCACAGCACTACTTCGTTTTTTATTGCCCTTGCTCTTATTATTATTGGGAATGGTTTTTTTAAACCAAATATCTCAACTTTAGTAGGTAATCTCTATAGTGGCGATGATATGAAAGATAAAAAAGATGCTGGTTACAATATCTTTTATATGGGAATTAACATTGGTGCTTTCATTTGCAACTTCGTAGCTGCTTATATGCGTATTAATTATGGTTGGGGTCACGCTTTTGCGGCTGCTGGAGTTGGTATGTTAGTTGGAGTGGTAATCTTTTTACTAGGAACCAAACACATTAAACACGTTGATATTGTAAAACCTCTTTCGCCAGGTGATATGTCTACTGGTAAAATATTTAGTATGACAGTATTACCAATGTTTGTTTTTGGTATTATTGGTTACATTATTCCTGGAAATTTTTTAGGATCTGATACAAATGACGCGTTTATTATTGGTTGTTTACCAGTAATTTCTTTTTTCGTTTATTTAGCTTTTACAGGAGATCCAAAAGAGAGTAGGGCTATTAAAGCTTTACTGGCGGTATTTACTTGTGTAATTTTATTTTTTGCAATTTTTCATCAAAATGGAGATGCATTAACTGTTTGGGCAGAAGATCATACAGATAGAAAAATGCCTGAAAGTATTTCAACAGCTGCCGATAAAATAGGAATGGCACAAGTTGTTGTAAACAATGATATTGTTTCTGCAGATCAGACCACTTTTGACGCTAAGATTTCTGAATTAAGAGCACAAGAAGATGCTATGCCTGCAGTTTCGGCTGAAGAATTAAAAGCTAAAGGTGAATTCTCTAACAAGATTGGGCAATTAGAAAAGTCAAGAAGTTATTTTTCTACTCTTCCCGGAGATCAGGTGCCAGCCCAGGGACAAGATTTAAAATTGTATTCAACTGAGTTGTATCAATCTATCAATCCTTTCTGGGTTGTGGTGTTAACGCCTTTAGTAGTAGGTGTTTTTGGTTTTATGAGACGTAGAAAAAGAGAGCCTAGTACTCCGACTAAAATTGCAATTGGTTTAGTAATTACGGCATTATCTGCATTAGTAATGGTTGGTGCGGTATTGTCTACAAATAATTTATCAATGAAGGCAGGTTCGTTTTGGTTAATCGCTTCTTATGGGGTCATAACGGTCGGTGAGTTATGTTTATCACCTATGGGTTTATCATTGGTATCCAAACTATCTCCTCCACGTATCACTGCATTAATGATGGGTGGCTTTTTCCTTGCTATCTCGGTAGGTAATAAATTATCAGGAATGCTTTCTAGTTTATGGGAGACAACAGAGCATAAAGAGAATTTCTTTTATTTGAATTTTATACTAGTAATGGCAGCAGCTATTATTCTTTTTGCCATGCTTAAATGGCTTAACGGTGTAATGAAAGAAAATAAAGTTAGCTAG
- a CDS encoding peptide MFS transporter, whose amino-acid sequence MEQNGKVEIQDFRGKYPKQLWYLFFSEMWERFSFYGMRGMLVVFMVSELSMNDEVANLQYGATQAFVYAFTFVGGLFADKILGYRRSLFWGGILMIIGSVLLALDPKLYFFFGISFTIIGTGFFKPTISTIVGKLYREGDDRRDAGFSLFYAGVNLGALIGGYLCVATANGSLFADLIPEHLRWNVAFGFASIVMMISLLTFTRTQKSLGNIGISPIAHLDPKRRKFLEYTTYIGSLAILPLIMTMVAKTEYTDIFMFIIGPASLIYLFYEMRNFSWAENKKLLAALVFIIFSIVFWAFFEQSGGSLSLFARHNLDSSLLGVTLDPNGVNNSANSFFVIAFAAIVGLVWLAMAKRKLEPNTIVKFGLAFLFLAGGFYVFYYTKFFSDSNGVTSLNVFTFGWFIITFGELCLSPIGMSAMTKLSPHKTQAVVMGMWFLASAYGQYFAGLLGANIASASENSSNIEKLLIYAEGYKQLALYALIAGFILIAISPLVKKLMGEVK is encoded by the coding sequence ATGGAACAAAACGGAAAAGTTGAAATTCAAGATTTTAGAGGAAAGTACCCTAAACAACTTTGGTATTTATTTTTTAGCGAAATGTGGGAGCGTTTTAGCTTTTATGGTATGCGCGGAATGCTGGTAGTGTTTATGGTGAGCGAGTTAAGTATGAACGACGAGGTAGCGAACCTTCAATACGGTGCTACACAGGCTTTTGTGTACGCGTTTACTTTTGTAGGTGGTTTGTTTGCCGATAAAATTTTAGGATACCGTCGCTCCTTATTCTGGGGTGGTATTTTAATGATTATTGGAAGCGTTCTACTTGCTCTTGATCCTAAATTATATTTCTTTTTTGGAATTAGTTTTACCATTATCGGGACTGGCTTTTTTAAGCCTACTATTTCTACCATTGTTGGAAAGCTTTATAGAGAAGGAGATGACAGAAGAGATGCGGGTTTTTCATTGTTCTACGCTGGGGTTAACCTTGGCGCACTTATTGGTGGTTATTTATGTGTAGCCACTGCTAACGGTTCTTTATTTGCCGATTTAATTCCTGAACACTTACGCTGGAATGTTGCTTTTGGTTTTGCATCTATTGTAATGATGATTAGTTTGTTAACCTTTACACGTACTCAAAAAAGTCTTGGTAACATTGGTATTTCGCCAATAGCACATTTAGATCCAAAGCGTAGAAAGTTTTTAGAATATACTACTTATATTGGTTCTTTGGCCATTCTACCGCTTATTATGACCATGGTGGCTAAAACCGAATACACAGATATTTTTATGTTTATCATTGGACCTGCATCATTAATTTATCTCTTTTATGAAATGAGAAATTTTTCATGGGCAGAGAATAAAAAACTTTTAGCAGCATTGGTATTTATTATTTTCTCAATTGTTTTCTGGGCATTTTTTGAGCAGAGTGGGGGATCGTTAAGTCTTTTTGCCAGACATAATTTGGATTCTAGTTTGTTAGGTGTTACCCTTGATCCTAACGGCGTAAACAATTCTGCCAATTCGTTTTTTGTAATTGCTTTTGCTGCCATAGTTGGACTTGTTTGGCTAGCAATGGCAAAACGAAAACTCGAGCCTAACACCATTGTAAAATTTGGTTTAGCCTTTTTGTTTTTAGCCGGAGGTTTTTATGTATTTTATTATACTAAGTTTTTCTCAGATTCAAACGGTGTTACCTCTTTAAATGTATTCACGTTTGGTTGGTTTATTATTACGTTTGGTGAATTGTGCTTGTCTCCTATTGGTATGTCGGCAATGACAAAATTATCTCCACATAAAACGCAGGCAGTTGTAATGGGCATGTGGTTTTTAGCCAGCGCTTACGGACAGTACTTTGCCGGATTACTAGGAGCGAATATTGCGAGTGCTTCAGAAAATTCAAGCAACATTGAGAAATTACTTATTTACGCAGAAGGTTATAAACAATTAGCACTTTATGCTTTAATTGCTGGCTTTATTTTAATTGCGATTTCTCCGCTCGTTAAAAAGTTGATGGGAGAGGTGAAGTAG
- a CDS encoding sensor histidine kinase, whose protein sequence is MKKSVLIMFHLAFWIFTSLLIVLVFQIILASSWVIFQSRLGPTVSDNLKGLLIILPVGACIFYSSYFSFPYFAKRFIRFVWFFAAFFTLMLLISIPGYVQQKASLKGAEMSTMQGILAITVVASPLLYFIILGFLFRIFIEWIKDIKIKTELEKDKIASQLELLKSKINPHFLFNTLNNIDVFIQDDPIMASEYLRKLSDILRFMLYESNAEKIPLTMEIEYIQKYIDLQKIRTANEKFVNIEINGNTNGKYLSPMILIHLIENAFKYATNKKIENAIAIRFDITENHLLFFCKNHIHEPKEINTENNGLGIQLLKQKLELLYKNTYKLTVKEENNWYLVNLEISFS, encoded by the coding sequence ATGAAAAAGTCGGTTTTAATTATGTTTCACCTTGCGTTCTGGATTTTTACGAGCTTGTTGATTGTTCTTGTGTTTCAGATCATTCTTGCCTCCTCTTGGGTAATATTCCAAAGCAGATTAGGCCCCACCGTTAGCGATAATTTAAAAGGCTTATTGATTATTTTACCTGTCGGCGCCTGTATCTTTTATTCGTCTTATTTCTCCTTCCCGTATTTCGCAAAACGTTTTATTCGATTTGTCTGGTTTTTTGCCGCTTTTTTTACGTTAATGTTATTAATTTCTATCCCTGGTTATGTACAACAAAAAGCATCGCTCAAAGGCGCGGAGATGAGCACCATGCAGGGCATATTAGCGATAACGGTAGTGGCTTCACCGTTATTATATTTTATCATACTAGGATTTTTATTCAGAATCTTTATTGAATGGATAAAGGATATTAAAATAAAAACTGAGCTGGAAAAAGATAAGATTGCTAGTCAACTTGAACTGCTTAAATCTAAAATAAACCCTCATTTTTTGTTTAATACCCTTAACAATATTGATGTCTTCATACAAGATGATCCTATAATGGCATCTGAGTACCTGCGAAAACTTTCCGATATTCTGAGATTTATGCTCTACGAATCAAATGCAGAAAAAATTCCCTTAACCATGGAAATTGAATACATTCAAAAATATATTGACCTGCAAAAAATAAGAACTGCTAATGAAAAGTTTGTGAATATTGAGATTAATGGCAACACGAACGGAAAATACTTATCACCAATGATTTTAATACACTTAATTGAAAACGCCTTCAAATATGCCACAAATAAAAAAATCGAAAACGCTATTGCAATTCGTTTTGATATAACCGAAAATCATTTATTGTTTTTTTGTAAGAATCATATTCATGAACCCAAAGAAATAAACACAGAAAATAATGGGCTTGGCATTCAGTTGTTAAAACAAAAATTGGAATTGCTTTATAAAAACACTTATAAACTAACTGTGAAAGAAGAAAACAATTGGTACCTTGTAAATCTCGAAATTTCATTTTCATGA
- a CDS encoding LytR/AlgR family response regulator transcription factor — translation MSINCIIIEDEPLALKRIKQYVEKISYLNLLESFDNGFEAIGFLKKQRVDLLFLDIKMDELTGIQLLESLERKPYVIITTAYSEYALKGYELNVTDYLLKPFGAERFIQAVEKVFFRINRTTNDDRDFCFVKSDYRIEKVFFNEILFIEGMKDYRCIQTSTRKILTSQTFYDLEMDLPKSKFCRVHKSYIVTLNKIDLIERNRIRVKDSYIPISETYKENFYKQIGFGSDGKVATKI, via the coding sequence ATGAGTATCAATTGTATTATCATAGAGGACGAGCCCTTAGCCTTAAAACGCATAAAACAGTACGTTGAAAAAATCTCCTATTTAAACCTATTAGAGTCATTTGATAACGGTTTTGAAGCCATAGGTTTTCTTAAAAAACAGCGTGTTGATTTACTCTTTTTAGATATTAAAATGGACGAACTAACGGGAATTCAATTATTGGAATCGTTGGAACGAAAACCTTATGTAATTATTACCACAGCCTATAGCGAATACGCGTTAAAGGGATACGAATTAAATGTAACAGACTATCTACTGAAACCTTTCGGTGCAGAACGGTTTATACAAGCAGTTGAGAAAGTGTTTTTTCGAATAAATAGAACCACCAATGATGATCGTGATTTTTGCTTCGTGAAATCGGATTACCGGATAGAGAAAGTTTTTTTTAATGAGATACTTTTTATTGAAGGAATGAAAGATTATAGATGTATTCAAACAAGCACCAGAAAAATCCTTACGTCACAAACCTTTTATGATTTAGAAATGGATTTGCCAAAATCAAAGTTTTGTAGGGTGCACAAATCATACATTGTTACATTAAATAAAATAGACCTGATCGAACGAAATAGGATTAGAGTTAAGGATTCTTACATTCCTATAAGCGAAACGTATAAAGAAAATTTTTACAAGCAGATCGGATTTGGGTCTGATGGAAAAGTAGCAACAAAGATATAA
- a CDS encoding DUF58 domain-containing protein has protein sequence MLISPSKIEPFKNLELLAKKVVEGFITGLHKSPFHGFSVEFAEHRLYNTGESTRHIDWKLFARSEKLFVKRYEEETNLRCQIVIDTSASMQFPKDSENTKLKFSVYSAAALCELLKQQRDAFGLTLFNKEITNHLPAKGTPLHKKLILNTLEELLDDKSEHKETSAASALNQIAEIIHQRSLVVIFSDMFENDAHNEELFSALQHLKYKKHEVVLFHVVDKSKELEFEFENKPYHFIDLESGEEIKLNPSQIKEQYQKSINEFKEQLILKCGHYKIDYVEADINKGFDNILYTYLVKRQMMSK, from the coding sequence ATGTTAATTAGTCCCAGTAAAATAGAGCCTTTCAAGAACCTTGAACTTTTGGCTAAAAAAGTAGTAGAAGGTTTTATCACTGGTCTGCACAAAAGTCCCTTTCATGGCTTCTCTGTTGAGTTTGCAGAGCATCGCTTATACAATACTGGCGAAAGTACTAGGCATATAGACTGGAAATTATTTGCCCGCTCTGAAAAACTGTTCGTAAAACGTTACGAAGAAGAAACAAATTTACGCTGTCAAATCGTAATCGACACCTCTGCAAGTATGCAATTCCCTAAGGATTCCGAGAATACCAAATTAAAATTCAGTGTGTATTCCGCAGCAGCTTTATGTGAATTGTTAAAACAACAAAGGGATGCCTTCGGACTCACTTTATTCAACAAAGAAATCACAAATCACCTCCCTGCAAAAGGAACACCTCTTCATAAAAAACTTATTTTAAACACACTCGAAGAGCTTTTAGATGATAAATCGGAGCATAAAGAGACGTCAGCTGCTTCAGCGCTCAATCAAATTGCCGAAATTATTCACCAAAGGTCTTTGGTTGTTATTTTTAGTGATATGTTCGAAAATGATGCTCATAACGAAGAGTTGTTTTCTGCCCTACAACATTTAAAATATAAAAAACATGAGGTTGTTTTATTTCATGTGGTAGACAAATCAAAGGAACTCGAATTTGAATTCGAAAATAAACCTTATCATTTTATCGATCTTGAAAGCGGTGAAGAAATTAAATTAAATCCAAGCCAAATTAAAGAGCAATACCAAAAATCAATTAATGAGTTTAAAGAACAATTGATTTTAAAATGTGGGCATTATAAAATTGATTATGTGGAAGCCGACATTAACAAGGGTTTCGACAACATTCTTTACACCTATTTGGTAAAACGACAAATGATGTCGAAGTAA